CCTCCAGAATACCGGCGCCGATCATCGAGTCCCCCTTCACCCGCAGAAAGAAGGCGCCCCCCCGGCGCTGCCCGGGATCTACGGCGAAATACCCTTCGATCTCCTCCATTGCCGGTTGCGGGGCGCCGGCCCGCACCGTGCCGACCACGGGGAGGGAAACCGCCGGGGCGCCGCGGCCGGTAAGAGCGAGACCGCGGGAGCTGCCGGGGCTTTTGCGGATCAGCCCCTTGCGTTCCAGGGCCTCGAGATGCTTCGCTGCGCCGAGAGTGCCACGGATGCCGAGATGGGCGGCGATCTCCCGCAGGGTGGGCGGGTAGCCGTGGCGATCGAGGCAGCCGGTGACGAAGTCGAGAACCTGCCTCTGGCGGGGGGTGAGCTCTTCCATGCTGTGTCTCCTGGATGGTTGTCAAATGACAACCTACACGGACCGCCGAGGGATGTCAAGAGAAGTGGGAGCCCTGCACCACGGTTAAAACGCGCCGGACCGTTATCGCTGTGGACGGGGGCAGGTGTATGGCGTAGAATCGGAAATCCGAAGCATCACCGCTGCCGGCGGAAAGGAAGGTTGCCCTATCGAAACTCCCCGTGTTTTGCTACCCGGATTCCGGAGGGTCTGGATCCTGTTGCTGTTCTGCCTCTGCGCGGCGATCGCCGCCGG
Above is a window of Desulfuromonadales bacterium DNA encoding:
- the lexA gene encoding transcriptional repressor LexA, producing the protein MEELTPRQRQVLDFVTGCLDRHGYPPTLREIAAHLGIRGTLGAAKHLEALERKGLIRKSPGSSRGLALTGRGAPAVSLPVVGTVRAGAPQPAMEEIEGYFAVDPGQRRGGAFFLRVKGDSMIGAGILEGDLALVRPQPTAANGEIVVALLDGEATLKRFFREPDHIRLQPENPALKPIIVRSGDGEVILVGKVVGLYRIME